The region attctttgatgaaaacatggatttggcagctccatatgacatcatgaacacagtcacatatcccaataagtcctttcatagaatccGTGTTGGACgggtggacccctgggctcctgcaggaaaagagttcaccatcaacagaagtgccatagtgtggaatcacaagtacAACCAAGTGAGAATTTCGATTATCTTCCTGAATAGTAGAATCCACAGCAGAAAAAGATCAGAGGAAGGGTGTGCTCTGACCCAGAACCCTTCATTCTCCGTGCTGTTGTTGTCTCAGGCCCTGTTGCACCATGGTATTTTGAGTGTCACAGAGACTCTTTCAATCCCTCCTAGAACCTCAGTGGGTAAATAGGTTgaactcaacatgacagaacacaggaagaaatGGCTGGTTTCAGGTTCTCAATGTGATGCTTTTCTACCTGTTGATAGATGcttccacagtccacatgtgtcgacagttgtcctcctggacacagcaggattgttcgtcagggtgcccaggtgtgttgctatgactgcgctcagtgctctgaagatagcatctcggtccagacaggtaagtaaaagaatacaaagtgacattaactgctgctgcctccacgcccctgttcctccccctcttcacccagttttgccactaaccacctctccccacccaccctcctatccatcacctgcccccactgctaccttactaggttctgcagggtctgtttggctgagctgcagcactgctgcctcatgacgcagcgctcataaaaatggccaccaatggagtgctgCCTGCTCTGTTGGCTGCCATTTTCCAACAGTGGATGTGCCTTCCACTGTCATAAGAGGCTCcacgtgacagcccaatcctgatgatGAAAGGCTTGCTATAATCCATAGGGCAGAATATGACAATATTTAAATAACGGTATGTGGAACTATAACTAAATAAAATTACAAACTGTGTGCAAgttctcctgtactatatttgtatgaatttgcttgttatttccagatgcagaagaatgccacaagtgcccagaagatcaccacccaaacaggaagcaggatcagtgcatccctaaaagaataacttacttgtcgagtcaagagcccttgggaactacattgatttccttggctctcttcttttctgcagtcactggaatagtgatgtgggtcttcattcaacaccacgatactcccatagtcaaggccaacaactggagcatcacctgtgccctcctctgctctctgctgctttgcttcctctgctcctttctgttcattggccagcctgggagggtgacctgccttctccgccaaagcgtgtttggcatcatcttctccactgctgtttcctgtgttttggccaaaaccctcactgtggtggtggccttcatggccaccaagccaggaaacaggatgaggaaatgggtagggaagaggctggcagtgtcGGTCATCATACTCTCCTCTCTGACTCAGACtggcatctgtgcagtgtggctgaccacgtctccccccttcccagaatcagacatgcgttctcagcccactcagatcatagtgcaatgcaacgaaggtgcacccaccatgttctacactgtgcttggctacatgggctttctggccatcatcagctttgccgtggctttctttgccagaaaactgccagatactttcaatgaagccaagctgatcaccttcagcatgctggtgttttgcagtgtctgggtatcatttatcccggcctacttgagcaccaaggggaaatacatggtggccgtggagatcttctccatcttggcctccagtgctggattgctgggttgcatcttcatccctaaagtctacattattgtactgaagcctgaactgaatagcaggcaacagctagtaaggaaaaaggattttgctacctgactgaacttctctttcttcttacttgCCTCATTATTTCCCCCCTCACTTTTatggtttgtcttttaaaaaaattgtaaagtCCAACTACTTTGATGCTTGTAAAACGCTTTGCAACATGTATGCATTTAATACATTAGAAAAGTTTCCTCATATGTCATTTTTTTTGCCCAATTATtgttccagcagagccctgctcttaacttgatgaaaaagaatgtgtgtacacacacaagcaaacacacacacacacacacacacacacacagagagagagagagagcgcctttAGCCCTGCTTTGCTACAGTGCTCTTCAGCCAGGTCAATGGACAgccatttcagccaatgggagtgAGCCTTCTGGGTGTGACAGGGCCAAACAACtcccattgccttcagtggcatcTCCTTTCGTTCAGTTTCACGCAGGGTTTTTGTGATGCACAAGCAGTTCTTTCACACTGCTAAAATGACAATGGAAGAATCATGATCCTGATATAAAGTCCATCTTTCTTTCAATTAAATGTGATTTAGAAGAGATTTTCCATTAAAAGataatttcagtgtaagtaaattGTAATGAGCCTGGCATGTGTGTCTTGAATCAGTTTTGCTGGGTAGGTACTAAAGGCCTGGGTGCCTcgaaagaggccactgctgatcCTGGAGAGTGCCTTCGGGTGGTAATGGCAGGGGGACTTTCATGGGCCCAGCTGGGCAGGAGATGCtccagggtggggaggttgcAAAGGGTCTCCTGAAATAAGGACAGGCAGCTGGTAGCTTCAAAATACAGCGACACAGAAATGTTTGCACTTCAACAGATTTGTTGGTCTTCAAGTGGTGTGTGTGTTATgagatagaggctgcaatcctgttgacacttacccaagagaaagccttgttgactataatgggacttacctctgagcttcCTCAACCCCCTTTTCTGATGTTATTGAGAAAGCATTATTGGCATTTGATGGAATTAAGCATGGAGTCAGGATGGGATAGcttaaaaggggagaaaagacAGAAGCTGGCTCTCTCCTCCAGCGTAGGAGTCAGCACTGAAGTGGGAATTTATATGCGATAGGAAGTAATGTCCACTGCAGGGCATGCTTGAAATGGATATATGCATTATTTAATAAATTGTGGCCCTACTATCCTATAAGTACCTTGTCTTCTGTGATTTATTGGAGGTGTGCAGGCAATTCATAAAGTAAACCACAAGTTGGTGGAAAAATGAAATCTTTCCCCACCTTTTGAAAACAAGTCTTGAGACTCTCAGTGTTTTGTGGAGAGTGTTAATGTCCCGGAACACACTCCAGCACTCTGTGTGGGTAGCAAACTGGACAGCAGAATTTCAGAACAAGGGATTCTGAAATAACCAGCAATCTCCAGCAAAGAGCACCTCAATGAGATCAGGGTATGTAGAGAAAGTGAACTTGTTCATCTAATACATGGAGTAAGACTACATTTGAGAAACCCCACATTGCAGGTTCGTGCCTAAATACTACCAGCATGcccttgcatttctctttgccatcaatgagatcaacaagaatgCCAAGCTGATGCCCAATGCCATGCTAGGACACCAAATGTTGGACGATTCTTTTAATTCAAGAAGAACCTCTTGGAACACTCTGGAACTCCTCTTCAGCAAAGTGAAACTTTCCAATTACAACTGTGTCAGGGGGAAGAAGTTAATGGCTGTGATTGGTGGGCTCACTTCTGAAAACTCCGTGCAGATGGCCAACATCTTGAATGCCTACAcaatcccacaggtatgtgtctTCGTAGGCATGTTTCTTCACAGGTGTGCACCTTCAATGCAGAGAAGTGGAGATCTGCTTCCAGTACCCTACCTGTACCCCCTCCAAGTGTGGAAGTTGACAGGACTACTCAGCAGAAGCTGCTATCATTACAAATTCCTTGGGCTTCTTGGAATGACAGGGCCATGGCCTCATAATTCTAGTACGGTTTGCTTCACCTCATTACAGAGCATGAGCCCACTGTACTTTAAGCCATGAGTCAGACATGAGTCAATGCAATTCCTCTCATAGTTGCTTAGCATTCACTCCATGGTATAATTTTATGTGTGTATCTGTGCTCTCTGCTCCAATAGCACGTTTTTGAAGGGTACATCTGTTGGAGTAGTGTTTTCTCTGAATGTAAGAAGAAATACACTGTTTAATAATGAAGGAATACATTTCtcgctttaaaaaaattcatctcCCTGAGCTGAGCTATGGCACTTTTGACCCCATTTTGAGTGATAAAATTCAGTTCCCCCTTTTCAACCGGATGATTCCAAACGAAAGCCTTCAGTATGCTGGAATTGTTCAATTGCTTAATCATTTTGGATGGaattggattggccttttcatacCAGATGACGACAATGGAGAAAATTTTCACCGAACACTGAGACTGAGGCTCCTCCAGAAAAAtatttgctgctgcactggtgctctgcacgcttaggattgggccatcagtttaaTGGGAAGAGCCCTCTGGGGTTGGGAAGcacttgcaaagcaggtgttttCCTCTTGCATATCTCCATATCTGTTATAAATGAGCCATGAAAAGCAGGAAAACCACTGGCAGCAATGTGCAcagaatcccgatcacccaattaaagaggtggtcggagtttgtttggccctggccaggacactctgagagtccagcccctccccaagggggaggtgaagggggctgggtctagcagccacggcggaccttttaaaaggggacgagacccagccctcttcctccttgtgcacgt is a window of Tiliqua scincoides isolate rTilSci1 chromosome 5, rTilSci1.hap2, whole genome shotgun sequence DNA encoding:
- the LOC136654015 gene encoding vomeronasal type-2 receptor 26-like, giving the protein MDVLFSRLQSPLNYNCEKKDKLRAIIGGLTTYNSRQMPQILNLYKIPQLSYGSFDPALSDKTQFPSLYRMIPNEKAQYDGIVQLLRHFGWSWVGLIVSDDDSGETFGRILKPRLLQSHICIAFSELVPTLKSFWGEMEKKIHDQLEQTRSTISSAKSNVILVHGGFRSMEGLRKILSKSERDEMKPVERLHSFLKNVHFNNSVGEEIFFDENMDLAAPYDIMNTVTYPNKSFHRIRVGRVDPWAPAGKEFTINRSAIVWNHKYNQPKRITYLSSQEPLGTTLISLALFFSAVTGIVMWVFIQHHDTPIVKANNWSITCALLCSLLLCFLCSFLFIGQPGRVTCLLRQSVFGIIFSTAVSCVLAKTLTVVVAFMATKPGNRMRKWVGKRLAVSVIILSSLTQTGICAVWLTTSPPFPESDMRSQPTQIIVQCNEGAPTMFYTVLGYMGFLAIISFAVAFFARKLPDTFNEAKLITFSMLVFCSVWVSFIPAYLSTKGKYMVAVEIFSILASSAGLLGCIFIPKVYIIVLKPELNSRQQLVRKKDFAT